Proteins from a genomic interval of Lathamus discolor isolate bLatDis1 chromosome 11, bLatDis1.hap1, whole genome shotgun sequence:
- the OSBPL2 gene encoding oxysterol-binding protein-related protein 2 isoform X1 codes for MWKKKKAKRTRVTGFDSDNSSGDFSEANHKVAEMLDLDPHQSDRTGKHNGETEIQENGIKRHRTSLPAPMFSRNDFSVWSILKKCIGLELSKITMPIVFNEPLSFLQRITEYMEHIYLINKACSHADPLERMQAVAAFAVSAVASQWERTGKPFNPLLGETYELTREDLGFRFISEQVSHHPPISAFYSEGLNKDFIFHGSIYPKLKFWGKSIEAEPRGTITLELLKHNEAYTWTNPTCCVHNVIIGKLWLEQYGTVEIVNHSTGDKCVLNFKPCGLFGKELHRVEGHIQDKNRKKLCVIYGKWTECLWCTDPTTYETYKKNEKRGGEQKKPKPSEDVIKSENDEADDMPEVQDTVQFIPGSKLLWRINCRPPNSSQMYNFTSFAVSLNELEKGMEAILAPTDCRLRPDIRNMENGNMDVASKEKERLEEKQRAARKERAKDEVEWHTRWFHQGTNPYTGTSDWLYSGGYFDRNFSDCPDIY; via the exons AtgtggaagaagaagaaggcCAAGAGAACTAGAGTTACTG GCTTTGATTCTGACAATTCTTCAGGAGACTTTTCAGAAGCAAATCATAAAGTTGCAGAAATGCTTGATCTAGATCCACACCAAAGCGATAGGACTGGGAAGCATAACGGAGAGACAGAGATCcaagaaaatggaattaagagaCACAG GACATCGTTACCTGCCCCAATGTTTTCTAGGAATGATTTTAGCGTGTGGAGCATACTAAAAAAATGCATTGGACTG GAGCTATCTAAAATTACAATGCCCATTGTTTTCAACGAGCCATTGAGTTTCCTTCAGCGGATAACAGAATATATGGAACATATATACCTCATAAATAAGGCTTGTAGTCATGCAGACCCCCTGGAAAGAATGCAG GCTGTAGCTGCCTTTGCAGTTTCTGCTGTAGCTTCTCAGTGGGAAAGAACTGGCAAACCATTTAACCCGCTGTTAGGAGAAACCTATGAATTAACCAG GGAGGATTTAGGGTTTAGGTTTATATCTGAACAAGTCAGCCACCACCCACCTATTAGTGCATTTTATTCTGAAGGCCTCAATAAGGATTTCATTTTTCATGGATCAATCTATCCCAAACTAAAATTCTGGGGGAAAAGTATAGAAGCAGAGCCCCGGGGAACAATTACTTTGGAGCTTCTGAA aCATAATGAAGCTTACACATGGACGAACCCAACCTGTTGTGTACATAATGTAATTATTGGTAAACTGTGGTTAGAACAATACGGAACAGTAGAGATTGTAAATCACAG cactggagaTAAATGTGTCCTTAATTTTAAACCATGTGGACTGTTTGGGAAGGAGCTTCACAGAGTAGAGGGACACATTCAGGACAAAAA cagaaagaagcTGTGTGTGATCTATGGCAAGTGGACAGAATGCTTGTGGTGCACTGACCCTACTACGTATGAGACTTACAAAAAGAATGAGAAGAGAGGTGGTGAGCAGAAGAAACCGAAGCCG AGTGAAGATGTTATTAAATCTGAAAATGATGAGGCTGATGATATGCCAGAGGTTCAGGACACGGTGCAGTTCATACCAGGCAGTAAATTACTTTGGAGAATAAATTGTAGGCCACCAAACTCCTCCCAG aTGTACAATTTCACCAGTTTTGCTGTGAGCCTCAATGAGCTGGAGAAGGGCATGGAAGCAATATTAGCTCCCACTGACTGCCGGCTACGTCCAGATAtcagaaacatggaaaatggGAACATGG ATGTGGctagcaaagaaaaagagagactagaggagaaacagagagcCGCTCGCAAGGAGCGTGCGAAGGATGAGGTGGAGTGGCACACACG atggTTTCATCAAGGCACTAACCCCTACACTGGGACTTCAGATTGGCTGTACTCAGGTGGCTATTTTGATAGGAATTTCTCAGACTGCCCAGACATATACTGA
- the OSBPL2 gene encoding oxysterol-binding protein-related protein 2 isoform X2, with amino-acid sequence MNSEEEFYDAVTGFDSDNSSGDFSEANHKVAEMLDLDPHQSDRTGKHNGETEIQENGIKRHRTSLPAPMFSRNDFSVWSILKKCIGLELSKITMPIVFNEPLSFLQRITEYMEHIYLINKACSHADPLERMQAVAAFAVSAVASQWERTGKPFNPLLGETYELTREDLGFRFISEQVSHHPPISAFYSEGLNKDFIFHGSIYPKLKFWGKSIEAEPRGTITLELLKHNEAYTWTNPTCCVHNVIIGKLWLEQYGTVEIVNHSTGDKCVLNFKPCGLFGKELHRVEGHIQDKNRKKLCVIYGKWTECLWCTDPTTYETYKKNEKRGGEQKKPKPSEDVIKSENDEADDMPEVQDTVQFIPGSKLLWRINCRPPNSSQMYNFTSFAVSLNELEKGMEAILAPTDCRLRPDIRNMENGNMDVASKEKERLEEKQRAARKERAKDEVEWHTRWFHQGTNPYTGTSDWLYSGGYFDRNFSDCPDIY; translated from the exons GCTTTGATTCTGACAATTCTTCAGGAGACTTTTCAGAAGCAAATCATAAAGTTGCAGAAATGCTTGATCTAGATCCACACCAAAGCGATAGGACTGGGAAGCATAACGGAGAGACAGAGATCcaagaaaatggaattaagagaCACAG GACATCGTTACCTGCCCCAATGTTTTCTAGGAATGATTTTAGCGTGTGGAGCATACTAAAAAAATGCATTGGACTG GAGCTATCTAAAATTACAATGCCCATTGTTTTCAACGAGCCATTGAGTTTCCTTCAGCGGATAACAGAATATATGGAACATATATACCTCATAAATAAGGCTTGTAGTCATGCAGACCCCCTGGAAAGAATGCAG GCTGTAGCTGCCTTTGCAGTTTCTGCTGTAGCTTCTCAGTGGGAAAGAACTGGCAAACCATTTAACCCGCTGTTAGGAGAAACCTATGAATTAACCAG GGAGGATTTAGGGTTTAGGTTTATATCTGAACAAGTCAGCCACCACCCACCTATTAGTGCATTTTATTCTGAAGGCCTCAATAAGGATTTCATTTTTCATGGATCAATCTATCCCAAACTAAAATTCTGGGGGAAAAGTATAGAAGCAGAGCCCCGGGGAACAATTACTTTGGAGCTTCTGAA aCATAATGAAGCTTACACATGGACGAACCCAACCTGTTGTGTACATAATGTAATTATTGGTAAACTGTGGTTAGAACAATACGGAACAGTAGAGATTGTAAATCACAG cactggagaTAAATGTGTCCTTAATTTTAAACCATGTGGACTGTTTGGGAAGGAGCTTCACAGAGTAGAGGGACACATTCAGGACAAAAA cagaaagaagcTGTGTGTGATCTATGGCAAGTGGACAGAATGCTTGTGGTGCACTGACCCTACTACGTATGAGACTTACAAAAAGAATGAGAAGAGAGGTGGTGAGCAGAAGAAACCGAAGCCG AGTGAAGATGTTATTAAATCTGAAAATGATGAGGCTGATGATATGCCAGAGGTTCAGGACACGGTGCAGTTCATACCAGGCAGTAAATTACTTTGGAGAATAAATTGTAGGCCACCAAACTCCTCCCAG aTGTACAATTTCACCAGTTTTGCTGTGAGCCTCAATGAGCTGGAGAAGGGCATGGAAGCAATATTAGCTCCCACTGACTGCCGGCTACGTCCAGATAtcagaaacatggaaaatggGAACATGG ATGTGGctagcaaagaaaaagagagactagaggagaaacagagagcCGCTCGCAAGGAGCGTGCGAAGGATGAGGTGGAGTGGCACACACG atggTTTCATCAAGGCACTAACCCCTACACTGGGACTTCAGATTGGCTGTACTCAGGTGGCTATTTTGATAGGAATTTCTCAGACTGCCCAGACATATACTGA
- the ADRM1 gene encoding proteasomal ubiquitin receptor ADRM1 isoform X2: protein MSSGALFPSLVPGSRGSSSKYLVEFRAGKMSLKGSTVTPDKRKGLVYIQQTDDSLIHFCWKDRTSGNVEDDLIIFPDDCEFKRVPQCTTGRVYVLKFKAGSKRLFFWMQEPKTDKDEEHCRKVNEYLNNPPMPGALGGNASGGHELSALGGEGGLQSLLGNMSHNQLMQLIGPTGLGGLGGLGALTGPGLASLLGSGGPPTSSSSSSSRSQSAAVTPSSTTSSTRVTPAPAVPAAASVTSPSPVPSSGNGTSSATSPTQPIQLSDLQNILATMNVPSGAGGQQVDLATVLTPEIMAPILANAEVQERLMPYLPSGESLPQTAEEIQNTLTSPQFQQALSMFSAALASGQLGPLMSQFGLPAEAVDAANKGDVEAFAKAMQNSVKSDQKEGDSKDKKDEEEDMSLD, encoded by the exons ATGTCTTCGGGCGCGCTGTTTCCAAGCCTGGTGCCAGGCTCCCGCGGCTCCTCCAGCAAATACCTGGTGGAATTCCGGGCAGGGAAGATGTCCCTGAAAGGCAGCACCGTGACCCCAGACAAGAGGAAAGGCCTCGTTTACATCCAGCAAACGGATGATTCCCTCATTCACTTCTGCTGGAAGGACAGGACTTCGGGCAACGTGGAGGAC GATTTGATCATTTTTCCCGACGACTGTGAATTCAAGAGGGTGCCTCAGTGCACTACGGGCCGTGTGTATGTATTGAAGTTCAAAGCAGGATCCAAACGGCTCTTCTTCTGGATGCAG GAGCCGAAGACGGACAAGGACGAGGAGCACTGTCGTAAAGTGAACGAGTATCTCAACAACCCACCAATGCCTGGGGCTTTGGGTGGAAACGCGAGCGGAGGCCACGAGCTCTCTGCGTTGGGAG gTGAGGGTGGCTTGCAAAGCCTTCTTGGAAACATGAGCCATAACCAGCTCATGCAGCTGATCGGACCAACGGGCTTAGGAGGACTTG GTGGGCTGGGGGCGCTGACGGGGCCCGGGCTGGCCAGTCTGCTTGGAAGCGGGGGACCCCCGACCAGCAGCTCATCGTCAAG CTCTCGCAGCCAGTCAGCGGCTGTGACTCCATCTTCCACGACTTCCTCTACACGGGTGACGCCTGCCCCGGCCGTTCCTGCGGCTGCGTCCGTGACCAGCCCGAGCCCGGTGCCCAGTTCGGGTAATGGAACCAGCTCAGCCACCAGCCCAACACAGCCCATTCAATTGAGTGACCTCCAGAACATTTTAGCTACTATGAATGTGCCATCTGGAGCAGGAGGGCAGCAAG ttGACCTGGCAACCGTTCTGACTCCGGAGATAATGGCTCCCATCCTGGCCAACGCTGAAGTTCAGGAACGGTTGATGCCTTACCTCCCCTCTGGGGAATCTCTGCCACAGACTgcggaagagattcagaacaccCTGACGTCTCCTCAGTTCCAGCAG GCACTGAGCATGTTCAGTGCTGCCTTGGCTTCAGGACAGCTGGGCCCGCTCATGAGTCAGTTTGGCTTACCTGCAGAGGCAGTAGATGCAGCTAATAAAGGAG ATGTAGAAGCCTTTGCCAAAGCAATGCAGAACAGTGTCAAGTCAGACCAGAAGGAAGGAGACTCCAAGGACAAGAAAGACGAAGAGGAAGACATGAGTTTAGATTAA
- the ADRM1 gene encoding proteasomal ubiquitin receptor ADRM1 isoform X1 yields MRQRMSSGALFPSLVPGSRGSSSKYLVEFRAGKMSLKGSTVTPDKRKGLVYIQQTDDSLIHFCWKDRTSGNVEDDLIIFPDDCEFKRVPQCTTGRVYVLKFKAGSKRLFFWMQEPKTDKDEEHCRKVNEYLNNPPMPGALGGNASGGHELSALGGEGGLQSLLGNMSHNQLMQLIGPTGLGGLGGLGALTGPGLASLLGSGGPPTSSSSSSSRSQSAAVTPSSTTSSTRVTPAPAVPAAASVTSPSPVPSSGNGTSSATSPTQPIQLSDLQNILATMNVPSGAGGQQVDLATVLTPEIMAPILANAEVQERLMPYLPSGESLPQTAEEIQNTLTSPQFQQALSMFSAALASGQLGPLMSQFGLPAEAVDAANKGDVEAFAKAMQNSVKSDQKEGDSKDKKDEEEDMSLD; encoded by the exons ATGAGACAAAG GATGTCTTCGGGCGCGCTGTTTCCAAGCCTGGTGCCAGGCTCCCGCGGCTCCTCCAGCAAATACCTGGTGGAATTCCGGGCAGGGAAGATGTCCCTGAAAGGCAGCACCGTGACCCCAGACAAGAGGAAAGGCCTCGTTTACATCCAGCAAACGGATGATTCCCTCATTCACTTCTGCTGGAAGGACAGGACTTCGGGCAACGTGGAGGAC GATTTGATCATTTTTCCCGACGACTGTGAATTCAAGAGGGTGCCTCAGTGCACTACGGGCCGTGTGTATGTATTGAAGTTCAAAGCAGGATCCAAACGGCTCTTCTTCTGGATGCAG GAGCCGAAGACGGACAAGGACGAGGAGCACTGTCGTAAAGTGAACGAGTATCTCAACAACCCACCAATGCCTGGGGCTTTGGGTGGAAACGCGAGCGGAGGCCACGAGCTCTCTGCGTTGGGAG gTGAGGGTGGCTTGCAAAGCCTTCTTGGAAACATGAGCCATAACCAGCTCATGCAGCTGATCGGACCAACGGGCTTAGGAGGACTTG GTGGGCTGGGGGCGCTGACGGGGCCCGGGCTGGCCAGTCTGCTTGGAAGCGGGGGACCCCCGACCAGCAGCTCATCGTCAAG CTCTCGCAGCCAGTCAGCGGCTGTGACTCCATCTTCCACGACTTCCTCTACACGGGTGACGCCTGCCCCGGCCGTTCCTGCGGCTGCGTCCGTGACCAGCCCGAGCCCGGTGCCCAGTTCGGGTAATGGAACCAGCTCAGCCACCAGCCCAACACAGCCCATTCAATTGAGTGACCTCCAGAACATTTTAGCTACTATGAATGTGCCATCTGGAGCAGGAGGGCAGCAAG ttGACCTGGCAACCGTTCTGACTCCGGAGATAATGGCTCCCATCCTGGCCAACGCTGAAGTTCAGGAACGGTTGATGCCTTACCTCCCCTCTGGGGAATCTCTGCCACAGACTgcggaagagattcagaacaccCTGACGTCTCCTCAGTTCCAGCAG GCACTGAGCATGTTCAGTGCTGCCTTGGCTTCAGGACAGCTGGGCCCGCTCATGAGTCAGTTTGGCTTACCTGCAGAGGCAGTAGATGCAGCTAATAAAGGAG ATGTAGAAGCCTTTGCCAAAGCAATGCAGAACAGTGTCAAGTCAGACCAGAAGGAAGGAGACTCCAAGGACAAGAAAGACGAAGAGGAAGACATGAGTTTAGATTAA